From the genome of Kaistella daneshvariae, one region includes:
- the rplT gene encoding 50S ribosomal protein L20: protein MPRSVNAVASRARRKKVMKQAKGFFGRRKNVWTVAKNAVQKAMQYAYRGRKEKKRNFRSLWITRINAGAREHGMSYSQFMGALKANNIELNRKVLADLAMNHPEAFKAIVDQVK from the coding sequence ATGCCAAGATCAGTAAATGCCGTAGCTTCCAGAGCTCGCAGAAAAAAAGTAATGAAGCAGGCTAAAGGTTTTTTCGGTAGAAGAAAAAATGTTTGGACTGTAGCTAAAAACGCCGTGCAAAAAGCAATGCAATATGCTTACCGCGGTAGAAAAGAAAAGAAAAGAAATTTCCGTAGCCTTTGGATTACCCGTATCAACGCAGGTGCCAGAGAACACGGTATGTCTTACTCCCAGTTTATGGGCGCCTTGAAAGCGAACAATATTGAGTTGAACAGAAAAGTTTTAGCTGATTTAGCAATGAATCATCCTGAAGCGTTCAAAGCTATTGTAGACCAAGTAAAATAA
- a CDS encoding 2,3,4,5-tetrahydropyridine-2,6-dicarboxylate N-succinyltransferase: protein MLQQTIENIWDNRELLQNEDSQKSIREVIRQLDLGELRVAEPTENGWKVNEWVKKAVVMYFPIQKMETIEVGPFEFHDKMPLKRNYAEKGVRVVPHAVAREGAFIASGVILMPSYVNIGAYVDSGTMVDTWATVGSCAQIGKDVHLSGGVGIGGVLEPLQAAPVIIEDNVFVGSRCIVVEGVHVEKEAVLGANVVLTASTKIIDVTGETPVEIKGRVPARSVVIPGSYTKQFPAGEYQVPCALIIGQRKESTDKKTSLNDALRENNVAV from the coding sequence ATGTTACAGCAAACCATAGAAAATATCTGGGACAACCGGGAATTGCTTCAAAATGAAGACAGCCAAAAATCCATTCGCGAAGTCATTCGCCAGCTTGATTTGGGCGAACTCCGCGTTGCGGAACCAACTGAAAACGGCTGGAAAGTAAACGAATGGGTGAAAAAAGCAGTCGTAATGTATTTCCCGATTCAAAAAATGGAAACCATTGAAGTTGGTCCGTTTGAATTCCACGATAAAATGCCATTGAAAAGAAATTATGCGGAAAAAGGCGTACGCGTTGTGCCGCATGCAGTAGCTCGGGAAGGCGCATTCATCGCCTCGGGCGTAATTTTAATGCCTTCGTACGTGAATATCGGAGCTTATGTGGATTCCGGAACGATGGTCGACACTTGGGCGACTGTGGGAAGTTGCGCGCAAATCGGTAAAGATGTGCATTTGAGTGGTGGAGTAGGTATTGGCGGCGTTTTAGAGCCATTACAGGCAGCACCGGTAATTATTGAAGACAACGTTTTCGTTGGTTCACGCTGTATCGTGGTAGAAGGCGTTCACGTGGAAAAGGAAGCTGTTTTAGGAGCAAATGTGGTGCTTACCGCTTCCACAAAAATCATTGATGTAACAGGTGAAACACCGGTGGAAATTAAAGGTCGCGTACCTGCGCGTTCCGTGGTAATTCCAGGAAGTTATACCAAACAATTCCCGGCTGGGGAATATCAGGTGCCATGCGCGCTCATCATCGGACAGCGAAAAGAATCTACCGACAAAAAGACATCGCTGAACGATGCTTTAAGAGAGAATAATGTAGCGGTGTAA
- the hisG gene encoding ATP phosphoribosyltransferase gives MSKLKIAIQKSGRLSEKSLELLKECGITFPDFKSKLKNSATNFPLEILFLRDDDIPKYVEQGIVDIGIIGENEVLEQDKNVVVVRKLGFANCRLSLAIPKETEYSTLNFFEGKKIATSYPIIVRNYFQNKNISAEIVEISGSVEIAPSIGLADTIADLVSSGGTLLHNGLKEVEEILRSEAVLISNENLPAESEIILESFLFRIQAVINSRENKYILLNAPNDSIDQIINILPGMKSPTVLPLAKSGWSSIHSVVRENEFWQIIDELKKCGAEGILVIPIEKMVL, from the coding sequence ATGAGCAAATTAAAAATCGCAATCCAAAAAAGCGGACGCTTAAGCGAAAAATCCCTCGAACTTTTAAAAGAATGCGGAATTACATTCCCCGATTTTAAAAGCAAATTAAAAAATTCCGCCACCAATTTTCCTTTGGAAATTCTGTTTCTGCGCGACGACGACATTCCAAAATATGTGGAACAGGGCATTGTGGATATCGGCATCATCGGTGAAAATGAAGTGCTGGAACAGGACAAGAATGTGGTGGTCGTTCGAAAACTGGGTTTTGCAAATTGTCGCCTGTCGCTCGCCATTCCGAAAGAGACGGAGTACAGCACCCTCAATTTTTTCGAAGGTAAAAAAATCGCGACTTCCTATCCAATTATTGTGAGAAATTACTTTCAAAACAAAAATATTTCCGCAGAAATCGTGGAAATTTCGGGAAGTGTGGAAATTGCGCCGAGCATCGGTTTGGCAGATACCATCGCCGATTTGGTGAGTTCCGGCGGCACGCTTTTGCACAACGGATTAAAAGAAGTTGAGGAAATTTTGCGCAGCGAAGCCGTTTTAATTTCTAACGAAAATTTGCCTGCAGAAAGCGAAATAATTCTTGAATCATTCCTTTTTCGAATTCAGGCAGTGATTAATTCACGCGAAAATAAGTACATTTTGCTCAATGCACCGAACGATTCCATTGACCAAATCATCAATATTTTACCCGGAATGAAATCGCCAACCGTTTTGCCGCTGGCGAAATCGGGATGGAGCAGCATTCACTCCGTCGTTCGCGAAAACGAATTCTGGCAAATTATCGATGAGTTGAAAAAATGTGGGGCAGAAGGCATTTTGGTTATTCCGATTGAAAAAATGGTTTTGTAA
- the rpmI gene encoding 50S ribosomal protein L35 — MPKLKTKSGAKKRFKLTGTGKIKRKGAFKSHILTKKETKQKRNLTQTSYVATVDEKSVLRQLAIK; from the coding sequence ATGCCAAAATTAAAAACTAAATCAGGTGCTAAAAAGCGTTTTAAGCTTACCGGAACCGGTAAAATTAAAAGAAAAGGTGCTTTCAAAAGCCACATCTTGACCAAAAAAGAAACCAAGCAAAAGAGAAATCTTACGCAAACTTCTTACGTGGCAACTGTGGACGAAAAAAGCGTACTACGTCAATTAGCCATTAAGTAG
- the hisB gene encoding bifunctional histidinol-phosphatase/imidazoleglycerol-phosphate dehydratase HisB — MRKVLFIDRDGTLIIEPPEDFQVDSLEKLEFYPKVIQNLAKIVTELDYELVMVTNQDGMGTDSFPEENFRLPQEKMLKTLANENILFSDILIDKSFEAENSPNRKPRTGMLQKYIYGNYDLENSYVIGDRKTDVELAKNLGTKSIFIGEENLEGATLTTRNWDEIYRYLKQIPRKAKVQRKTKETEISVELNLDGSGKSRINTGLAFFDHMLEQISKHGNFDLEIQVNGDLEVDEHHTIEDTALVLGTCFSEALGSKKGIERYAFALPMDDCLAQVALDFGGRNWLVWDVEFKREKIGDVPTELFFHFFKSFTDTGKCNLNIQCEGENEHHKIESIFKAFSKVLRDAVKQNQTNFSIPSTKGLL, encoded by the coding sequence ATGAGAAAAGTATTATTCATCGACCGCGACGGAACATTGATTATAGAACCGCCCGAAGATTTCCAGGTAGATTCTTTAGAAAAATTGGAATTTTATCCGAAGGTCATCCAAAACTTAGCGAAAATAGTAACCGAACTCGACTATGAACTCGTGATGGTTACAAATCAGGACGGTATGGGGACAGATTCTTTTCCTGAAGAAAATTTCCGCCTTCCGCAGGAAAAAATGCTGAAAACATTAGCGAATGAAAACATCCTTTTTTCGGATATTTTAATCGATAAAAGTTTTGAAGCTGAAAATTCACCAAACCGCAAACCGCGCACCGGAATGCTTCAAAAATACATTTATGGAAATTATGATTTGGAAAATTCTTATGTCATCGGTGACCGAAAAACGGACGTTGAACTTGCGAAAAATTTAGGAACAAAATCAATTTTTATAGGTGAAGAAAATCTTGAAGGCGCCACTTTAACCACCAGAAACTGGGACGAAATTTACCGGTATTTGAAGCAAATTCCGCGAAAAGCGAAAGTTCAGCGAAAAACCAAAGAAACCGAAATTTCAGTGGAACTGAATCTTGACGGAAGCGGAAAATCGCGCATCAATACAGGCTTGGCGTTTTTTGATCACATGTTGGAACAGATTTCCAAACATGGAAATTTCGATTTGGAAATCCAAGTGAACGGGGATCTGGAAGTCGATGAACACCACACGATCGAAGATACAGCGCTGGTTTTGGGAACGTGTTTCTCGGAAGCTTTAGGCTCCAAAAAAGGAATTGAGCGCTACGCTTTTGCTTTGCCCATGGACGATTGTCTCGCGCAGGTCGCGCTGGATTTTGGCGGACGAAACTGGCTCGTTTGGGACGTAGAATTTAAGCGTGAAAAAATTGGCGATGTGCCGACTGAATTATTTTTCCACTTTTTTAAATCGTTTACCGACACTGGAAAATGCAATCTTAATATTCAGTGCGAAGGTGAAAACGAACACCACAAAATAGAATCGATTTTCAAAGCTTTTTCCAAAGTTTTGCGCGACGCGGTTAAACAAAATCAAACCAATTTTTCCATCCCAAGCACTAAAGGACTCTTATGA
- a CDS encoding C40 family peptidase, translating into MKRYLMIAFSAVVLVSCGSARPAVVKREAPTKTVKRAENLKVLESYYSGKNSALVSELINDAHKYLGAPYKYAGNTSSGFDCSGLVAKVFDENKMSLPRRSEDQSKTGVEIKIQEAKPGDLVFFATSGGSRVTHVGIVNDIGRDGEVKFIHASTSKGVIISSLNEKYWNNAYLFARRVL; encoded by the coding sequence ATGAAGAGATACCTGATGATCGCTTTTTCCGCGGTGGTTTTAGTTTCCTGCGGCTCCGCCAGACCTGCGGTGGTGAAAAGAGAAGCTCCCACCAAAACCGTAAAGCGTGCTGAAAACCTTAAAGTGCTGGAATCTTACTATTCCGGAAAAAACTCCGCTTTAGTGAGCGAATTAATAAATGATGCGCACAAATATTTGGGTGCACCCTATAAATATGCTGGGAACACGTCTTCCGGTTTCGACTGTTCCGGCCTGGTAGCCAAAGTTTTCGACGAGAACAAAATGAGTTTACCACGGCGATCTGAAGATCAATCCAAAACAGGTGTGGAAATAAAAATCCAAGAAGCCAAACCTGGTGATCTTGTATTTTTTGCAACTTCAGGCGGCAGCCGCGTGACACACGTTGGAATTGTAAACGATATTGGCCGCGACGGCGAAGTAAAATTCATTCATGCTTCCACTTCCAAAGGCGTCATTATTTCGTCGCTGAACGAAAAATATTGGAACAATGCCTACCTTTTCGCGCGCAGAGTTTTGTAA
- the hisH gene encoding imidazole glycerol phosphate synthase subunit HisH, which yields MIAIIDYVAGNVKSVQNAVEKLGFKTIITSDFEEIKNAEKVIFPGVGEASTAMKYLKNLKLDELIPTLKQPFLGICLGQQLLCNFSEEGNTKCLGIFDLNVKRFPATDIVPHMGWNNLQKMTGDLFEGISVEDNLYFVHSYYCEIGENTTSECDYILPFSATLQKENFYGTQFHPEKSGTVGAKILENFLNI from the coding sequence ATGATCGCAATTATTGACTATGTCGCCGGAAACGTAAAATCTGTGCAAAATGCTGTTGAAAAACTGGGTTTTAAAACCATCATTACATCAGATTTTGAAGAAATTAAAAACGCTGAAAAAGTTATTTTTCCGGGAGTTGGGGAAGCTTCCACGGCGATGAAATATTTGAAAAACTTGAAACTGGACGAATTAATTCCGACCTTAAAGCAGCCTTTTTTGGGAATTTGCCTGGGCCAGCAGCTGCTTTGCAATTTTTCGGAGGAAGGTAACACGAAATGTCTCGGCATTTTCGACCTAAATGTCAAACGATTTCCGGCGACCGACATTGTGCCGCACATGGGTTGGAATAATCTGCAGAAAATGACTGGCGACTTATTCGAGGGAATTTCTGTGGAAGACAATTTGTATTTCGTACACAGCTATTATTGCGAAATCGGTGAAAACACGACATCGGAATGTGATTATATTTTGCCTTTCAGCGCGACTTTGCAAAAAGAGAATTTTTACGGCACGCAGTTTCACCCTGAAAAATCCGGCACTGTAGGAGCAAAAATTTTAGAAAATTTTTTAAATATTTAA
- the prmC gene encoding peptide chain release factor N(5)-glutamine methyltransferase: MTLEKLKTYLINEISGQYSETESNLLFGLFVEKYLGLNSIQQRAEKQLKLSAPQTELFEKAIMELKNGKPYQQILGETVFFGLKFFVDENVLIPRPETEELLELAIEKIKKNAVLRANFSLLDIGTGSGIIPIVLKKHFPEAQISALDFSEKALKTAQKNADFHQVEINFMHQNYLEEDLTEVYDIIISNPPYIAIEEEDEIAASVKEFEPTMALFSPTSNALVFYEKIAKDCGKNLSANGMVFLEINQKLGKETAEVFKDVLEEVHLLQDISGNERMVWGRKTVDS; the protein is encoded by the coding sequence ATGACGCTGGAAAAACTGAAAACATACCTTATAAACGAAATTTCGGGGCAATATTCCGAAACAGAAAGCAACCTGTTATTCGGACTTTTTGTTGAAAAATATCTGGGATTAAATAGCATTCAGCAGCGGGCAGAAAAGCAGCTTAAACTTTCAGCACCACAGACGGAGCTTTTTGAAAAAGCAATTATGGAGCTTAAAAACGGTAAACCTTATCAGCAGATTTTAGGTGAAACTGTATTTTTCGGACTGAAGTTTTTCGTTGATGAAAACGTGCTTATTCCGCGGCCGGAAACCGAAGAATTGCTGGAACTCGCCATCGAAAAAATTAAAAAAAATGCCGTTTTAAGGGCAAATTTTTCGCTTTTAGATATTGGCACCGGAAGCGGAATTATCCCGATTGTCTTAAAAAAACATTTTCCTGAAGCGCAAATTTCCGCGTTGGATTTTTCCGAAAAAGCACTGAAAACTGCGCAGAAAAATGCAGATTTTCATCAGGTTGAAATCAATTTTATGCACCAAAATTATTTGGAGGAAGATTTAACCGAAGTTTACGACATCATTATTTCAAATCCGCCGTACATCGCTATTGAAGAAGAAGATGAAATTGCAGCTTCGGTAAAAGAATTTGAACCAACCATGGCGCTTTTTTCGCCGACTTCAAATGCTTTGGTATTTTACGAAAAAATAGCCAAAGACTGCGGAAAAAATCTGAGTGCGAACGGAATGGTTTTCCTGGAAATCAACCAGAAATTAGGAAAAGAAACGGCGGAAGTTTTCAAAGATGTTTTAGAGGAAGTGCATCTTTTACAAGATATTTCTGGGAATGAGAGAATGGTGTGGGGAAGAAAAACAGTTGACAGTTGA
- the hisC gene encoding histidinol-phosphate transaminase, whose translation MEFNLEKLVRPHLKDLKSYATLRDIYVGEKMFFLDASENPFGEFNRYPQGNPVDLKTCLAKINGVKEANLFLGNGSDELIDFTQRIFCEPGKDSILMMNPSFVMYEIYAKMNNLKIEKLNLNSDFQLEKSAFLQTVSKTEAKLLFLCSPNNPTGNAIEDLEFYIQNFSGIVVVDEAYIEFSKEVSAVKLLEKYPNLIVLKTLSKAYGMAGLRIGIGFASEEVARLYNRFKPPYNISSESQKLALEQLKNLPQIEENISKILAEKERLKNSLSQISQIVKIYPSEANFFLVEFKDAEFAYKKLLENKILTSLRHPALKNCLRISVGTTEENSKLLNVLAQI comes from the coding sequence ATGGAATTTAATTTAGAAAAATTGGTGCGGCCACACTTGAAAGATTTGAAATCGTACGCAACTTTGCGGGATATATACGTCGGAGAAAAAATGTTTTTTTTGGACGCTAGTGAAAATCCGTTTGGTGAATTTAATCGCTATCCTCAGGGAAATCCTGTAGATTTGAAAACCTGTCTGGCAAAAATAAACGGCGTAAAAGAGGCAAATTTATTCTTAGGAAACGGCAGCGATGAACTGATCGATTTCACGCAAAGAATTTTTTGCGAACCCGGAAAAGATTCGATTTTAATGATGAATCCGAGTTTTGTCATGTATGAGATTTATGCTAAAATGAACAATCTGAAGATTGAAAAACTAAATTTAAATTCAGATTTTCAACTGGAAAAAAGCGCTTTTTTGCAAACCGTTTCCAAAACAGAAGCCAAACTTTTATTTCTATGTTCACCAAATAACCCGACCGGAAACGCAATTGAAGATTTAGAATTTTACATTCAAAACTTTTCCGGAATCGTTGTCGTAGATGAAGCATATATAGAATTTTCCAAAGAAGTTTCTGCGGTCAAACTATTAGAAAAATATCCGAATCTAATTGTTTTGAAAACTTTGTCAAAAGCTTACGGGATGGCAGGTTTGCGCATTGGAATTGGTTTTGCGTCGGAAGAAGTCGCACGTTTGTATAACCGTTTTAAACCGCCGTACAACATCAGTTCGGAAAGCCAAAAATTGGCATTAGAGCAGCTAAAAAATTTGCCGCAAATAGAGGAAAATATTTCAAAAATTCTGGCGGAAAAGGAACGTTTAAAAAATAGTTTAAGCCAAATTTCGCAAATCGTAAAAATTTACCCTTCTGAGGCTAATTTTTTTCTGGTTGAATTTAAAGACGCAGAATTTGCTTATAAAAAGCTGCTGGAAAATAAAATCCTGACAAGCTTAAGACATCCGGCTTTGAAAAATTGTCTTCGCATCAGCGTCGGCACGACTGAAGAAAATTCCAAATTATTAAATGTTTTAGCACAAATTTAA
- the hisD gene encoding histidinol dehydrogenase — protein MKNILKYPAKNTWENLLQRPALEKKDLRKTVEEIFLKVKNDGDSALKEFSAKFDQVNPENLAVSHQEIESAENQISEELKIAIAQAKENIYQFHFAQKEKSEEIETTEGVFCWRESRAIEKVGLYVPGGTAPLFSTVLMLAVPAQIAGCQEIILCTPPQKDGKINPAILYTANLCGVTKIFKVGGAQSIAALTFGTESILKVDKIFGPGNQYVTQAKQLAMEYNVAIDLPAGPSEVLVIADEGANPEFCAADLLSQAEHGVDSQVIFLATNEQILEETLAEIENQLLKLPRMEIAKIALNNSQFILLNSVQEALELSNLYAPEHLILAVDNPRTWVSKITNAGSVFLGNFTPESAGDYASGTNHTLPTNGFAKNYSGVSLDSFVKRITIQEISKKGIQNIGKTIEIMAEAEGLTAHKNAVSLRLKSLENGI, from the coding sequence ATGAAAAATATACTGAAATACCCGGCAAAAAATACGTGGGAAAATTTGCTTCAAAGACCTGCGCTAGAAAAAAAAGATCTGCGCAAAACCGTAGAAGAAATTTTTCTGAAAGTAAAAAACGATGGTGATTCTGCCTTGAAGGAATTTTCGGCAAAATTCGATCAGGTAAATCCGGAAAATTTAGCTGTTTCGCATCAAGAAATTGAATCTGCTGAAAACCAAATTTCGGAGGAATTAAAAATCGCAATTGCCCAGGCGAAAGAAAATATTTATCAATTTCACTTCGCTCAAAAAGAAAAATCCGAGGAGATTGAAACGACTGAAGGCGTATTTTGCTGGCGCGAATCGCGGGCAATTGAAAAAGTGGGTTTGTATGTTCCGGGTGGTACAGCTCCGCTTTTTTCCACGGTTTTGATGTTGGCTGTTCCTGCGCAAATTGCAGGTTGCCAGGAAATTATCCTGTGTACACCACCGCAAAAAGACGGAAAAATTAACCCAGCGATTTTGTACACTGCAAATTTGTGCGGCGTAACCAAAATTTTTAAAGTCGGCGGTGCGCAGTCGATTGCGGCTTTAACTTTTGGTACGGAAAGTATTTTGAAAGTCGATAAAATTTTCGGTCCGGGAAATCAATACGTTACGCAGGCGAAACAACTCGCGATGGAATATAATGTTGCCATCGATTTGCCAGCCGGTCCCAGCGAAGTTTTGGTCATTGCCGATGAAGGTGCGAATCCGGAATTTTGTGCTGCAGATTTGCTTTCACAAGCCGAACACGGCGTTGATTCGCAGGTCATTTTCCTCGCCACAAATGAGCAGATTTTAGAGGAAACATTAGCGGAAATTGAAAATCAATTGCTGAAACTCCCAAGGATGGAAATTGCAAAAATTGCTTTAAATAACAGCCAATTTATTTTGCTGAATTCTGTGCAGGAAGCGCTGGAGCTCAGCAATCTTTACGCGCCGGAACACTTAATTTTAGCCGTAGATAATCCGCGTACTTGGGTTTCAAAAATCACGAATGCAGGTTCCGTTTTTCTGGGGAATTTTACACCGGAATCCGCGGGAGATTACGCAAGCGGAACGAACCACACCTTGCCGACCAACGGTTTTGCGAAAAATTACAGCGGAGTTTCTCTGGACAGTTTTGTGAAAAGAATCACCATTCAGGAAATTTCGAAAAAAGGAATTCAAAACATCGGTAAGACCATCGAAATTATGGCAGAAGCCGAAGGTTTGACGGCTCACAAAAATGCAGTTTCACTTCGCTTAAAATCTTTAGAAAATGGAATTTAA
- the hisF gene encoding imidazole glycerol phosphate synthase subunit HisF has translation MLKKRIIPCLDIKDGKTVKGVQFEDLRIAGDPVELAKKYVNDGADELVFLDITATLEGRKTLIELVEKLSLEINIPFTIGGGISSVQDVEALLKAGADKVSLNSAAVRRPELIREIAQQFGNQCVVVAIDTKNIEGEDSVFISGGKIKTDWKTLDWVKTVTELGAGEILLTSMDFDGTKNGFDIRMLQNVSAICPLPIIASGGAGRMADFTELFNETKVTGALAASIFHFNEITISDLKSNLKMNKINIR, from the coding sequence ATGTTGAAAAAAAGAATAATTCCGTGTCTGGATATCAAAGACGGAAAAACGGTGAAAGGAGTTCAGTTTGAAGATTTACGGATTGCCGGTGATCCCGTGGAACTTGCTAAAAAATATGTGAACGACGGCGCTGATGAGTTGGTTTTTCTGGACATCACCGCGACTTTAGAAGGCAGAAAAACTTTGATCGAACTGGTAGAAAAACTCAGTTTGGAAATCAATATTCCGTTTACCATCGGCGGTGGAATCTCTTCCGTTCAGGATGTAGAAGCGTTGCTAAAAGCCGGCGCGGATAAGGTTTCCTTGAATTCGGCCGCAGTTCGCCGCCCGGAATTAATTCGTGAAATCGCGCAGCAGTTCGGCAATCAATGTGTGGTCGTCGCAATCGATACCAAAAATATTGAAGGCGAAGATTCCGTTTTCATCAGCGGCGGAAAAATCAAAACCGACTGGAAAACTTTAGACTGGGTAAAAACCGTCACAGAACTCGGCGCAGGCGAAATTTTACTCACCTCCATGGATTTCGACGGAACCAAAAATGGTTTTGACATCAGAATGCTACAGAATGTTTCGGCGATTTGTCCACTGCCGATCATCGCCTCCGGCGGCGCCGGACGAATGGCGGATTTTACGGAACTTTTCAATGAGACAAAAGTCACCGGCGCTTTGGCAGCAAGCATTTTCCACTTCAATGAAATCACAATTTCTGACTTGAAAAGCAATTTAAAAATGAACAAAATAAACATAAGATGA
- the hisA gene encoding 1-(5-phosphoribosyl)-5-[(5-phosphoribosylamino)methylideneamino]imidazole-4-carboxamide isomerase: MKIIPAIDIIDGKCVRLSKGDYDTKKIYHENPLDIAQEFEANGIRYLHVVDLDGAKAKSIKNLKTLEILAAETALIIDFGGGIKTRQDLENAFSAGANQVTIGSIAVENPEICAQWLQEFGAEKLILGADCLDRKIKTSGWLTESDLEVLDFIQDYQKKGIQSVICTDISKDGMLQGPSFELYTEILKQTKIALIASGGISSIEDVEELKNIGCAGAIIGKALYEGNISLKDLQKFL; encoded by the coding sequence ATGAAAATAATTCCAGCTATTGATATTATCGACGGAAAATGCGTGCGGCTTTCCAAAGGCGATTACGACACGAAGAAAATTTATCACGAAAATCCGCTTGATATTGCGCAAGAATTTGAAGCCAATGGAATCCGGTATTTGCATGTGGTCGATTTGGACGGTGCAAAAGCGAAGTCCATTAAAAATTTGAAAACGCTGGAAATCCTTGCGGCTGAAACGGCATTAATTATCGATTTTGGTGGTGGCATAAAAACGCGTCAGGATTTGGAAAATGCTTTTAGTGCCGGCGCAAATCAAGTTACAATTGGAAGTATCGCCGTAGAAAATCCGGAAATTTGCGCACAATGGCTCCAAGAATTTGGTGCTGAAAAATTAATTCTCGGAGCTGACTGTTTGGATCGGAAAATCAAAACTTCCGGTTGGCTTACTGAGTCAGATTTAGAGGTTTTGGACTTTATCCAGGATTATCAGAAGAAAGGAATTCAGTCCGTAATATGTACTGATATTTCCAAAGACGGAATGTTGCAGGGGCCGTCTTTTGAGCTTTATACGGAGATTTTAAAACAAACTAAAATTGCTTTAATTGCAAGCGGCGGAATTTCATCCATCGAAGATGTGGAAGAATTGAAAAATATCGGCTGTGCCGGCGCCATCATCGGAAAAGCTTTATACGAAGGAAATATTTCCTTAAAAGACCTCCAAAAATTTTTATAA